One region of Jatrophihabitans cynanchi genomic DNA includes:
- a CDS encoding YraN family protein, whose translation MRSKDVVGRYGEDLAARYLGEAGLAVLDRNWRCPDGELDIVALEGAVLAFVEVKTRSTLGYGDPAEAVHAVKAARIHRLALRWLDEHRECGLPRHLQLRFDVVSVVRLAPGGPAVRHLRAAF comes from the coding sequence ATGCGGAGCAAGGACGTGGTGGGGCGCTACGGCGAGGATCTCGCGGCGCGATATCTGGGCGAGGCGGGGCTGGCGGTCCTGGACCGCAACTGGCGCTGCCCGGACGGTGAGCTGGACATCGTCGCGCTGGAGGGCGCGGTGCTGGCCTTCGTGGAGGTGAAGACCCGCTCCACCCTCGGGTACGGCGACCCGGCCGAGGCGGTGCATGCGGTGAAGGCGGCGCGCATCCACCGGCTCGCGCTGCGCTGGCTGGACGAACACCGCGAATGCGGCCTGCCGCGCCACCTGCAGCTGCGCTTCGACGTGGTGTCGGTGGTCCGGCTCGCGCCCGGCGGGCCCGCGGTGCGGCACCTGCGGGCGGCGTTCTGA
- a CDS encoding DUF2469 domain-containing protein, translating to MSAEDLENYETEMELQLYREYKDIAAQFSYVVETERRFYLTNDVQLTPRNADGEVYFELTLRDAWVWDMYRPARFVKTVRVLTFKDVNIEELDKPDLELPGGKSGFGG from the coding sequence ATGAGTGCCGAGGATCTCGAGAACTACGAGACCGAGATGGAGCTGCAGCTCTACCGCGAGTACAAGGACATCGCCGCCCAGTTCAGCTACGTCGTGGAGACCGAGCGGCGGTTCTACCTCACCAACGACGTCCAGCTGACGCCGCGCAATGCCGACGGCGAGGTGTACTTCGAGCTCACCCTGCGCGACGCCTGGGTGTGGGACATGTACCGGCCGGCCCGGTTCGTCAAGACCGTGCGCGTGCTGACCTTCAAGGACGTCAACATCGAGGAGCTGGACAAGCCGGACCTCGAGCTGCCGGGCGGCAAGTCCGGCTTCGGCGGCTGA
- a CDS encoding YifB family Mg chelatase-like AAA ATPase — protein MALASTFGVTLAGVAGQLVEIEADVSAGIPGLSFTGLPDKSVLESRDRMRAALVNSGVAWPNHKVTVALLPADVHKIGSRFDLAMAMALLAAAGEVAPAPLARTAWLAELGLNGRLRAIRGVLPSVLAAKRGGITRVIVARGNAREAALVDGVEVRAARDLTELIAWLRGEGEPPPLAAAEPDPDDPDPGGGDLADVAGQTEAKRALEVAAAGSHHLYFVGAPGAGKTMLAERLPGLLPALDRDAALEVTAVHSVAGRLLEQARLVRRPPLQAPHHTATVAALVGGGSHLARPGAISLAHNGVLFLDEAPEFSPRALDALRQPLESGVVVLHRGGGAVTYPARFLLVLAANPCPCGSRAHECDCAPQARRRYQQRLSGPLLDRIDVRVQVDPVAHAELFADVGTRESSAQVAVRVATARAAAAERWRGMPWRSNSVIPGSVLRAAPWALPHQVLRATEGYLQRGQLSARGFDRVLRLSWTVADLAGHLAPTAGDLAEALYYRTGWAESWAA, from the coding sequence ATGGCGCTGGCCAGCACGTTCGGGGTGACGCTCGCGGGGGTGGCCGGGCAGCTCGTCGAGATCGAGGCGGACGTCTCCGCGGGCATCCCGGGCCTCTCGTTCACCGGGCTGCCGGACAAGTCGGTGCTCGAATCACGGGACCGGATGCGGGCCGCCCTGGTGAACTCCGGCGTCGCCTGGCCGAACCACAAGGTGACCGTCGCGCTGCTGCCCGCGGACGTGCACAAGATCGGCTCGCGCTTCGACCTGGCGATGGCGATGGCGCTGCTGGCGGCGGCCGGCGAGGTCGCTCCCGCTCCGCTCGCCCGGACGGCGTGGCTGGCCGAGCTCGGGCTGAACGGGCGGCTGCGCGCGATCCGAGGCGTGCTGCCGTCGGTGCTCGCAGCCAAGCGGGGCGGCATCACGCGCGTGATCGTGGCGCGGGGCAACGCCAGGGAGGCGGCTCTCGTCGACGGCGTCGAGGTCCGCGCGGCCCGAGACCTCACCGAGCTGATCGCGTGGTTGCGCGGTGAGGGTGAGCCACCGCCGCTGGCTGCCGCCGAGCCCGACCCGGACGATCCCGATCCCGGCGGCGGTGACCTGGCCGACGTCGCGGGCCAGACCGAGGCCAAGCGCGCCCTGGAGGTCGCGGCCGCGGGCAGTCACCATCTGTACTTCGTCGGGGCACCGGGGGCGGGCAAGACGATGCTTGCCGAGCGGCTGCCGGGCCTGTTGCCCGCGCTCGATCGTGATGCGGCTCTGGAGGTCACCGCCGTGCACTCGGTCGCCGGCCGGCTGCTGGAACAGGCCAGGCTGGTCCGCCGCCCGCCGTTGCAGGCACCGCACCACACGGCGACCGTCGCCGCTCTGGTCGGCGGTGGTTCGCACCTGGCCCGGCCCGGGGCGATCTCGCTCGCACACAACGGGGTGCTCTTCCTGGACGAGGCGCCGGAGTTCTCTCCGCGCGCGCTCGACGCGTTGCGCCAGCCGTTGGAGAGCGGGGTGGTGGTGCTGCACCGCGGTGGGGGAGCGGTCACCTATCCGGCCCGGTTCCTGCTCGTTCTCGCGGCCAACCCGTGCCCTTGTGGCAGCCGTGCGCACGAATGCGACTGCGCGCCCCAGGCCAGGCGTCGCTATCAGCAGCGGCTGTCCGGCCCGCTGCTCGATCGCATCGATGTGCGGGTCCAGGTCGACCCGGTCGCGCACGCTGAACTGTTCGCCGACGTGGGCACTCGCGAGTCGAGCGCGCAGGTCGCGGTCCGGGTCGCCACGGCACGGGCGGCCGCCGCGGAGCGGTGGCGCGGCATGCCCTGGCGCAGCAACAGCGTGATCCCCGGCTCGGTGCTGCGGGCCGCGCCGTGGGCGCTGCCGCACCAGGTCCTGCGGGCCACCGAGGGGTACCTGCAGCGCGGCCAACTCAGCGCGCGCGGGTTCGACCGGGTGCTGCGGTTGTCCTGGACCGTCGCCGACCTGGCCGGGCACCTCGCTCCCACCGCGGGCGACCTGGCCGAGGCGCTGTACTACCGCACCGGCTGGGCAGAGTCATGGGCGGCCTAG
- the dprA gene encoding DNA-processing protein DprA produces MDGAAVDGAAVDGAATGGAVDPQLLIARAYLSRVSEPACIPVWDLVRRCGPVAAAAAIRDGAVDRDVAAATQARRDSVDPIADLEAAERYGIELVVPESERWPHFAFAALERTGLARAARYRDGDRTHSESGELMPPLALWARGGLDLASLGVRSAGIVGSRAATAYGEHVTAELGYGLATRDVTVVSGGAYGIDAAAHRAALAAGGPTVLVSAGGLDRPYPPGNAALFERVAESGLLLSESPPGCAPQRRRFLTRNRLIAALSTGTVVVEAAARSGAMNTAKHCVGLGRPLMAVPGPVTSPMSSGCHTLLGRDVAPAILVSTSDDVLGVVGGIGEGARPVPDNDPKLAAGDLRVDLDQLDSTARRVFEGLLVRRFARPDEIAARSGVSPLEVIRALPTLDLAGLIETSDAGYRVAARRRPG; encoded by the coding sequence ATGGACGGCGCAGCAGTGGACGGCGCAGCAGTGGACGGCGCAGCCACTGGGGGCGCCGTCGACCCACAACTGCTGATCGCGCGGGCCTATCTGAGCCGGGTCAGCGAGCCGGCCTGCATCCCGGTGTGGGACCTGGTGCGCCGGTGCGGGCCGGTGGCCGCAGCCGCGGCGATCCGAGACGGTGCCGTTGATCGCGACGTGGCCGCGGCGACACAGGCTCGCCGGGACAGCGTCGACCCGATCGCCGACCTCGAGGCCGCCGAACGGTACGGCATCGAACTGGTCGTGCCCGAGTCCGAGCGCTGGCCGCACTTCGCCTTCGCCGCGCTCGAGCGCACCGGGCTGGCCAGGGCGGCGCGCTACCGCGACGGTGACCGCACGCACAGCGAGTCCGGTGAGCTGATGCCGCCACTCGCGCTGTGGGCCCGGGGTGGGCTGGACCTGGCGTCGCTGGGCGTGCGGTCGGCCGGAATCGTCGGCTCCCGCGCGGCGACCGCGTACGGCGAACACGTCACGGCCGAACTCGGCTACGGGCTCGCCACCCGCGACGTGACGGTGGTGTCCGGTGGCGCGTACGGCATCGACGCGGCTGCGCACCGAGCCGCGCTGGCCGCGGGTGGGCCGACCGTCCTGGTTTCGGCGGGCGGCTTGGACCGACCGTACCCACCGGGCAACGCGGCGCTGTTCGAACGGGTGGCCGAGTCCGGCCTCCTGCTCTCGGAGAGCCCGCCCGGCTGCGCCCCGCAACGGCGCCGATTCCTGACCCGCAACCGCCTCATCGCCGCGCTCTCGACCGGCACGGTGGTGGTCGAGGCCGCGGCGCGTTCGGGGGCGATGAACACCGCCAAGCACTGTGTCGGGCTGGGCCGGCCGCTGATGGCGGTCCCGGGCCCGGTCACCTCGCCGATGTCCTCCGGTTGCCACACCTTGCTGGGCCGCGACGTCGCCCCCGCCATCCTCGTCAGCACCTCCGACGACGTCCTGGGCGTCGTCGGCGGTATCGGCGAGGGGGCTCGACCGGTCCCGGATAACGACCCCAAGCTGGCTGCCGGTGACCTGCGGGTCGACCTCGACCAGCTCGACAGCACCGCTCGACGGGTGTTCGAAGGACTGCTCGTTCGCCGGTTCGCCCGCCCCGACGAGATCGCCGCGCGCAGCGGGGTCAGTCCGCTGGAGGTGATTCGGGCCCTGCCCACCCTGGATCTCGCCGGCCTGATCGAGACCAGTGACGCGGGCTACCGGGTGGCTGCTCGCCGGCGCCCCGGATGA
- the rpsP gene encoding 30S ribosomal protein S16, protein MATKIKLMRLGKMREPHYRIVVADARTKRDGRSIETIGEYHPKNDPSVIKVDGERAAYWLGVGAQPTEAVTAIFKVTGDWQKFKGEPAPEPMKLAAPKADKRALFDAALAEAGGEPEVAATTPKKRAPKAAEPPAAADAPAADAPAETPAETAAETPADEAAS, encoded by the coding sequence GTGGCAACCAAGATCAAGCTCATGCGTCTGGGAAAGATGCGCGAGCCGCACTACCGCATCGTCGTCGCGGACGCCCGCACCAAGCGGGACGGCCGCTCCATCGAGACGATCGGGGAGTACCACCCCAAGAACGACCCGTCGGTCATCAAGGTCGACGGCGAGCGCGCCGCCTACTGGCTCGGCGTCGGCGCGCAGCCGACCGAGGCGGTCACCGCGATCTTCAAGGTCACCGGTGACTGGCAGAAGTTCAAGGGCGAGCCGGCTCCCGAGCCGATGAAGCTCGCTGCCCCGAAGGCGGACAAGCGCGCCCTGTTCGACGCCGCCCTGGCCGAGGCCGGTGGTGAACCCGAGGTCGCCGCGACCACGCCGAAGAAGCGGGCACCGAAGGCCGCCGAGCCGCCGGCCGCTGCCGACGCACCGGCCGCCGACGCACCGGCCGAGACGCCTGCGGAGACTGCCGCCGAGACCCCGGCGGACGAGGCGGCGAGCTGA
- the rimM gene encoding ribosome maturation factor RimM (Essential for efficient processing of 16S rRNA): MPGEDITVGRIGPPRGVRGELFVQPWTDVPEERFAAGSVLRTEPAEAGPLTVESMSRSGGKTVIHFAGVDDRAAAEALRGVRLVIGADERPPLHDPDEFYDTELIGLQARTVRGAELGPVTDVLHAGGATYLVLDVEGAERLVPFVAAVVPEVDVPGRAVVIDPPEGLFEL; this comes from the coding sequence ATGCCGGGCGAGGACATCACCGTCGGCCGCATCGGGCCGCCCCGCGGCGTCCGGGGGGAGCTGTTCGTGCAGCCCTGGACCGATGTCCCGGAGGAGCGTTTCGCGGCCGGTTCGGTGCTGCGCACCGAACCGGCCGAGGCCGGCCCGCTGACGGTTGAGTCGATGTCCAGGTCCGGTGGCAAGACGGTGATCCACTTCGCCGGTGTCGACGACCGGGCCGCCGCCGAGGCGCTGCGTGGCGTCCGCCTGGTCATCGGGGCCGACGAACGGCCGCCGTTGCACGATCCCGACGAGTTCTACGACACCGAACTGATCGGCCTGCAGGCGCGCACGGTCCGGGGCGCCGAACTCGGCCCGGTGACCGACGTGCTGCACGCCGGCGGCGCCACCTACCTGGTGCTGGACGTCGAGGGTGCCGAGCGGCTGGTCCCGTTCGTCGCCGCCGTGGTGCCCGAGGTCGACGTCCCCGGCCGGGCCGTGGTGATCGATCCGCCCGAGGGTCTGTTCGAACTATGA
- the lepB gene encoding signal peptidase I, which translates to MSDDARPEEPESADSALDERLADELALHDGTDPRVPDSDGAPPPPAPAAESPAGSTADASAGAPGEHQPRHAGRVGDDAQPTTGRRARRRAAKQQRKRKKAPWWELPALALFAIVVAILVKTFIVQPFYIPSQSMEKTLHGCPGCSGDRILVNKPIYDLRDPHPGDIVVFHAPQGWDDEPRPSVPGNPVLKVVRGFGQLIGFVPPDDLVLVKRVIATGGQTVKGTADGSVYVSKTGPGGQFRKLDEPYVFEDGTDGHAAFGPVTVPKGRLWVMGDHRNDSADSRFHCDDSGSGSNTGATCDPQESTVPIGKVIGKAFIIAWPPSRWRTLGTPATFKQAAFAVNGAIPVGGAAVVTLPLWLLRRRRRRWRRGA; encoded by the coding sequence GTGAGCGACGACGCCCGGCCCGAGGAACCCGAGTCCGCCGACTCCGCGCTCGACGAGCGGCTGGCCGACGAGCTGGCGCTCCACGACGGCACCGACCCGCGCGTCCCGGACAGCGACGGCGCACCGCCGCCGCCCGCGCCGGCCGCCGAATCACCCGCCGGGTCGACCGCCGACGCGTCCGCAGGCGCGCCCGGCGAGCACCAGCCCCGTCACGCCGGACGCGTCGGCGATGACGCGCAGCCGACGACCGGCCGGCGCGCACGCCGCCGAGCTGCCAAGCAGCAGCGCAAGCGCAAGAAGGCCCCGTGGTGGGAGCTGCCCGCGCTGGCGCTGTTCGCGATCGTCGTCGCGATCCTGGTCAAGACCTTCATCGTGCAGCCGTTCTACATCCCCTCGCAGTCGATGGAGAAGACGCTGCACGGCTGCCCCGGCTGTTCCGGCGACCGCATCCTGGTCAACAAGCCGATCTACGACCTGCGTGACCCGCATCCGGGCGACATCGTGGTGTTCCATGCGCCGCAGGGCTGGGACGACGAGCCCAGGCCGAGCGTGCCCGGCAACCCGGTGCTCAAGGTGGTCCGCGGGTTCGGACAGCTGATCGGCTTCGTCCCGCCGGATGACCTGGTGCTGGTCAAACGCGTCATCGCGACCGGCGGTCAGACGGTCAAGGGCACCGCCGACGGCAGCGTCTACGTGTCCAAGACGGGTCCGGGCGGGCAGTTCCGCAAGCTGGACGAGCCGTACGTGTTCGAGGACGGTACGGACGGGCACGCCGCGTTCGGGCCGGTCACCGTGCCCAAGGGCCGGCTCTGGGTGATGGGCGATCACCGCAACGACTCGGCCGACTCCCGGTTCCACTGCGACGACTCCGGCAGCGGCAGCAATACCGGCGCCACCTGTGACCCGCAAGAGAGCACCGTCCCCATCGGCAAGGTCATCGGCAAGGCCTTCATCATCGCCTGGCCGCCGTCGCGGTGGCGGACATTGGGCACGCCGGCGACGTTCAAGCAGGCCGCGTTCGCGGTGAACGGCGCGATCCCGGTCGGCGGCGCCGCGGTGGTCACCCTTCCGCTCTGGCTGCTGCGCAGGCGTCGCCGCCGGTGGCGCCGGGGCGCGTAA
- a CDS encoding ribonuclease HII, which yields MARRTPYPLAFTPPRLLVRRDVGLLAYEAALRRAGFSHVAGADEAGRGACAGPLVVAACVLPRGRRGEIDGLTDSKLLTPATRDRLFDEVRARAVAYSVIIVPAAEIDAYGLHVANLAGMRRALCTLTPSADYALTDGFPVSGLGVPATAVWKGDATVACIAAASILAKVTRDRIMTELHERWPQYEFDRHKGYVTAAHADALREHGPCAEHRRRYVNVRRALRGEALIGDNEVSADTVAGEIALNLETVSG from the coding sequence ATGGCCCGACGTACTCCCTACCCGCTCGCGTTCACCCCGCCGCGCCTGCTGGTGCGCCGCGACGTCGGGCTGCTCGCCTACGAGGCGGCGCTGCGGCGAGCGGGGTTCAGCCACGTCGCCGGTGCGGACGAGGCCGGTCGCGGTGCCTGCGCCGGGCCGCTGGTGGTCGCGGCCTGCGTGCTGCCGCGCGGTCGCCGCGGCGAGATCGACGGGCTCACCGACTCCAAGCTGTTGACACCGGCGACGCGGGACCGGCTCTTCGACGAGGTTCGCGCGCGGGCGGTTGCCTACTCGGTGATCATCGTGCCGGCGGCGGAGATCGACGCGTACGGGCTGCACGTGGCGAACCTGGCCGGGATGCGCCGGGCGCTGTGCACGCTGACCCCGTCGGCCGACTACGCGCTCACCGACGGCTTTCCGGTGTCCGGGCTGGGTGTGCCGGCCACCGCGGTGTGGAAGGGCGACGCCACCGTGGCCTGCATCGCGGCGGCGTCCATCCTGGCCAAGGTGACCCGGGACCGGATCATGACCGAGTTGCACGAGCGGTGGCCGCAGTACGAGTTCGACCGGCACAAGGGCTACGTGACAGCAGCACACGCGGACGCGCTGCGCGAACACGGCCCGTGCGCCGAGCACCGACGCCGTTACGTCAACGTCCGCCGCGCGCTGCGCGGCGAGGCGCTGATAGGGGACAATGAGGTATCCGCCGACACGGTGGCGGGCGAAATCGCGTTGAACCTGGAGACGGTGTCCGGATGA
- a CDS encoding tellurite resistance/C4-dicarboxylate transporter family protein — MIGSVAARWLTETDLPPDVFAVVMATGIVSVAADDHRYPRISVPLAVLAAAAFVVLGIGLVLRVLARPHSAAGELTDPDVALCLFTSVAACTVLGVRFDSHGAAVWLLGSLALFGWLVLTPLAIRDVLSRPRTQLRDHAHGAWLLPAVATAGLAITAADLAIRAHASVLLVIAALLWLLALLIYLAVTWLIAWRAVAGPIAADEVTPDSWILMGALAISALAGAHLEAGARAMHVAGYLPWVRPLTIGVWILAGLWIPVLLYAEIWTVERRLGALHYTRVWWSAVFPIGMYAAANSALAVQFQLRSLRTISLVFFWVGFVVWLLVAVGLGQAFVRQRR; from the coding sequence ATGATCGGTTCCGTGGCCGCGCGCTGGCTGACCGAGACCGACCTGCCACCCGATGTGTTCGCGGTGGTGATGGCGACCGGGATCGTGTCGGTGGCCGCCGACGATCACCGGTACCCCCGGATCAGCGTGCCGCTCGCCGTGCTGGCCGCCGCCGCGTTCGTCGTACTGGGCATCGGTCTCGTGCTGCGTGTCCTCGCCAGGCCGCACTCGGCAGCCGGAGAGCTCACCGACCCGGACGTTGCGCTGTGCCTGTTCACCTCGGTGGCCGCGTGCACGGTGCTCGGCGTCCGGTTCGACAGCCACGGTGCGGCGGTGTGGCTGCTCGGTTCACTCGCGTTGTTCGGCTGGCTGGTTCTCACGCCGCTCGCGATCCGCGACGTGCTTTCGCGCCCGCGCACCCAGCTGCGCGATCACGCCCATGGGGCCTGGCTGCTGCCCGCCGTCGCCACCGCCGGACTGGCCATCACGGCAGCCGACCTCGCGATCCGTGCGCACGCGTCGGTGCTGCTGGTGATCGCGGCGCTGTTGTGGTTGCTCGCCCTGCTGATCTACCTGGCGGTGACCTGGCTGATCGCCTGGCGCGCGGTCGCCGGACCGATCGCCGCGGACGAGGTGACGCCCGACAGCTGGATCCTGATGGGTGCGCTGGCGATCAGCGCGCTCGCCGGGGCCCACCTGGAGGCCGGGGCGCGCGCGATGCACGTTGCCGGGTACCTGCCCTGGGTCCGACCGCTCACGATCGGCGTGTGGATCCTGGCCGGCCTGTGGATCCCGGTACTGCTGTACGCGGAGATCTGGACCGTGGAGCGGCGGCTCGGCGCGCTCCACTACACCCGGGTGTGGTGGTCGGCGGTGTTCCCGATCGGCATGTACGCGGCGGCGAACAGCGCGCTCGCCGTGCAGTTCCAGTTGCGCTCGCTGCGGACGATCTCGCTGGTGTTCTTCTGGGTCGGCTTCGTCGTCTGGCTGCTGGTTGCGGTCGGCCTGGGGCAGGCGTTCGTCCGGCAGCGCCGCTAG
- a CDS encoding RNA-binding protein yields MLEEALEHLVRGIVDHPDDVQVDLVDNRRGQRLEVRVHPDDLGRVIGRNGRTAKALRQVVHGVGGKGIRVDVVDVDRR; encoded by the coding sequence GTGCTCGAGGAAGCCCTCGAGCATCTGGTGCGCGGCATCGTCGACCACCCGGACGACGTGCAGGTCGACCTGGTCGACAACCGCCGTGGCCAGCGCCTGGAAGTACGCGTGCACCCGGACGACCTGGGCCGCGTGATCGGCCGTAACGGGCGTACCGCCAAGGCGCTGCGCCAGGTCGTCCACGGCGTCGGCGGTAAGGGAATCCGCGTCGACGTCGTCGACGTCGACCGCCGCTGA
- the rplS gene encoding 50S ribosomal protein L19 has protein sequence MNTLDTLDAESLRSDVPDFRPGDTLKVHVRVVEGNRSRVQVFQGAVIRRQGGGIRETFTVRKESYGVGVERTFPVHTPIIEKIEVVTRGDVRRAKLYYLRDLRGKKAKIKEKRETAAR, from the coding sequence ATGAACACCCTCGACACCCTGGACGCCGAGTCGCTGCGCAGCGATGTGCCCGACTTCCGTCCCGGCGACACGCTGAAGGTGCACGTCCGAGTCGTCGAGGGCAACCGCTCGCGCGTGCAGGTGTTCCAGGGCGCTGTGATCCGGCGTCAGGGCGGCGGCATCCGGGAGACCTTCACGGTCCGCAAGGAGAGTTACGGCGTCGGGGTCGAGCGCACCTTCCCGGTGCACACGCCGATCATCGAGAAGATCGAGGTCGTCACCCGCGGTGACGTGCGGCGCGCCAAGCTCTACTACCTGCGCGACCTGCGTGGCAAGAAGGCCAAGATCAAGGAGAAGCGCGAGACCGCCGCGCGTTGA
- the trmD gene encoding tRNA (guanosine(37)-N1)-methyltransferase TrmD — MSPRQLKIDVITIFPDYLAPLRQSLLGKAIERGQVEVAVHDLRQWTDDVHRTVDDTPYGGGPGMVMLPEPWGRALDAVAPPDGPGRPRLIVPSPAGRPFTQALAEEFAAEPWLLFACGRYEGIDARVAEYAAQRMRVDEVSLGDYVLAGGEVAVLVIAEAVSRLLPGVLGNAQSAVDDSFSAGPDGLLEAPAYTKPASWRGLDVPPVLLSGHHGEIARWRAERSRERTAERRPDLLG; from the coding sequence ATGAGCCCACGTCAGCTGAAGATCGACGTCATCACCATCTTCCCGGACTACCTCGCGCCGCTGCGGCAGTCGCTGCTCGGCAAGGCGATCGAGCGCGGCCAGGTCGAGGTGGCCGTGCACGACCTGCGGCAGTGGACCGACGACGTGCACCGGACCGTCGACGACACCCCGTACGGCGGCGGACCGGGCATGGTGATGCTGCCCGAGCCGTGGGGGCGCGCACTGGACGCTGTCGCGCCGCCGGACGGCCCGGGCCGGCCACGGCTGATCGTGCCCAGCCCCGCGGGCCGGCCGTTCACCCAGGCGCTGGCCGAGGAGTTCGCGGCCGAGCCGTGGCTGCTGTTCGCGTGCGGGCGGTACGAGGGTATCGACGCCCGGGTCGCCGAGTACGCGGCGCAACGGATGCGGGTGGACGAGGTCAGCCTCGGCGACTACGTGCTGGCCGGGGGAGAGGTAGCGGTCCTGGTGATCGCCGAGGCGGTGTCCCGGTTGCTGCCCGGCGTCCTCGGCAACGCGCAGTCCGCCGTCGACGACTCCTTCTCCGCCGGTCCGGACGGGCTGCTCGAGGCGCCTGCCTACACCAAGCCCGCTTCCTGGCGCGGGCTGGACGTCCCGCCGGTGCTGCTGTCCGGGCACCACGGCGAGATCGCCCGCTGGCGTGCCGAGCGCTCCCGCGAGCGCACCGCCGAGCGGCGGCCGGACCTGCTCGGCTGA